One segment of Anomalospiza imberbis isolate Cuckoo-Finch-1a 21T00152 chromosome 2, ASM3175350v1, whole genome shotgun sequence DNA contains the following:
- the LOC137468855 gene encoding lymphotactin-like codes for MKLHNAAILLLFWFGVFTVHADKGSSSSEVMRKFRCVNLSTRQLNIQNLVKYEKQQVPTDAIMFVTTGGIRICVSANQKWVQAAIKRIEERRAAKPN; via the exons ATGAAGCTCCACAATGCAGCAATCCTGCTCCTCTTCTGGTTTGGTGTCTTCACTGTGCATGCGGACAAAG gGAGTTCTAGCAGTGAGGTCATGCGCAAATTCAGGTGTGTAAATCTCTCTACAAGGCAGCTGAACATCCAAAATCTTGTGAAGTATGAAAAGCAACAAGTACCAACAGATGCCATCAT GTTTGTCACTACAGGAGGTATCAGGATCTGTGTAAGTGCTAATCAGAAATGGGTGCAGGCTGCTATAAAGAGAATAGAGGAAAGACGTGCTGCCAAACCCAACTAA